DNA from Leptospira mayottensis 200901116:
GAGAATGGGTACACGTTTTTAGAATGCCTCTTTTTTTCTTTCTTTCCGGGTATTTCACGGAAGCGATTTTTCGCGCCAAAACTCTGAAAGAATTCTTGAGGATGAGAATTTTCAGGATTTTCATTCCGACTGTGGTAGGGATTTTACTTTTCGCACCAATGCAATCCTACATCTCTCTTTTACAAACGGGAGAGAAAATTTCTTATTTCGATTTCTACTTTAGAATATTCTTAAATGGAAGAATTCGCCCTTCTCATCTCTGGTTCCTTTACTTTCTAATCTTATTCACGATCCTGCATCTTTTTACCCGCAAGATCACTCTTTTATTAACAGCGTTTTTAAAAAAGGAACCGGATCAACAAGGTTTCGCTCAGGAATGGAAGACAATCACCGTTTTTACTTTCATCAGCTTTGTCGGAACCTGTATGATCAATTTTTACTTTATGAAAGACGAATCCTGGTTTGCAATCGAACCAGTAAACTTTATCTACAACTACACGTTCTTTTTTTGTGGAAGTCTTTTGATTTCGAACGAAATTCTCCTTTTGGAACCTAGATCAAACCGTTTCTGGATTTGGGCCCCGCTCGCTTTTCTCACTTTCTGGGGATTTTACGAGATCAGCAGAATCGATCCGTTCTGGTCTTACTTCGGTTATACGGGAGATTGGAGAAGAATCCTTCACATACTTTCCAAATGCGCCGCCGGTTGGCTGATGATCCGTCTTTTGATCGGACTCTTTCAAAAATTTTTCGATTTTAAAAACAACGGAACCGAATATATGAGGACCGCGAGTCTTCCGATCTATCTAGTGCACCACCCTGTTTCGCTTTTAACGGGTTACTTCGTGGTTCATACTTCCTTAGGACTTGCCGAAAAATTTCTCCTGCACCTCCTTCTTGTGTTCGGAATCACATTTGCAATTTATCATTTTCTAATACGTCCTTTTTATTGGGTCAACTTGATTCTCGGAAACCAAACATATACGAAAAAGAATTTATAACTTTAGGAGCGCTCTTTGAACTCGAATTCCGAAAAAAAACTCTTCGAACCAAACAAAATACTTTTGATTCCAATCCTTCTGTTTCTTATCTGTTGCAAAAGCGGAAATTCCCCCTTAATTTCCTTTCCCTCCAACCAAGAAAAAAGCGAAACTACAACTGTTAAATTCAATGTCCATCCTTACAAAGGAACCGTGATCCAATCGGAAGAAAAGACCATTCCTTTCAGGGTTATAGAAACTGATAAAAACATCGCCCTCGTAGAAATGGAAGTGCCTATTTACAAAAACGGTATCGAGTTGAAATTTTCTTCTCCGGGTTTCCAAAGCTCCTTTTTCCACGTAAAAAACGCGAACGAGTTGAACGATAAGCTAATTGCACTCGACAAAGAAGGCATAACGCATCATTTTATTGCAAGATTCAAAACCGGAATACAACCCAAAAGTGTCCGTTTTATCGATAACACAAGACTTGCAATTCCTCTTTTGGAAGACGAAGGGATGGACGTTTTGGATATAAAAACCGGCGAAACGGTCCGGCTCTCTCCTCCCGAAAAATACAAAAAGAAATTGGGTTTTGTAGAAACGATCGCAATTCCGAAACACAACGAACTCTGGGTTAGCCAGATGCAGGCGAATGCTGTTCACGTCTTCGATTTAAAAACTCTCGTTTATAAAACGAGCATCGACCTTACAGGAAAATGGTCTAAGATTCTTCTTTACGATCCGATCCGAGATTTAGTCTATTGTTCGAATTGGATCAGCGAAGATATTTCCGTCATTGATAGAAAAACAAAAGTGGAAATTCGAAAGACCGATAAGATCGGTTTACCTCGAGGTCTTCTTCTCTCCAAAGACGGTAAAGAATTATACATCGCTCAATTTTCCGCGAGCAATCAGGAATCCGGAGGCGGTAGGCTCGGAATCTATTCCATGGAAAAAGAAAAACTGATCGATACGATCGGCCCTCCTGGCAACAAACGCCATATCGTTTCGGGCAACACGGAAAATAAAATATACGTCTCAGACATGTGTTGTAGTAAGATCGAAGTTTACGATTTAAAAGAAAGAAAAGTTCAGAAGACGATCCCAGTATTCGATAAACCGAATACGATTGCTCTTTCTCCGGACGGTAAATACCTCTACGTTTCTTGCAGAGGTCCAAATAATCCCACCGAAGGGTATCTCAAAAAAGGATTGGTTCTCGGAAGAGTGTACGTAATCGATACGACAACCGACACTGTAAAAGAATTCTGGGAAGCGGGAAATCAACCTACAGGTCTCGATATTTCACCTGACAACCGCTACTTAGTAATCTCGGATTTTTTAGATCATCAGATTCGAGTCTACCGCAGAGACGGTTTTTAATTCCGGACCAGAAAACGTTTTTTAACAAAAAACTGTTGCATTTGGAAATTCAGCCAAAAACATGTCTCTTACCGGGCCTGTAGCTCAGCTGGTTAGAGCACACGCTTGATAAGCGTGGGGTCATGTGTTCAAATCACATCAGGCCCAATCCGGTATTGACAAGGGGCTTTAGCTCAGCTGGGAGAGCATCTGATTTGCATTCAGAAGGTCGTCGGTTCGATCCCGACAAGCTCCATACCGAATTCCTACTACTTAGGTTCGGTAGCAATTTCTCTTTTTTTAAAATATAAATCCGAGCACCACTTTTGATTTTCTCAAATATATTCCATTTTTTGAATCTATCTATCGAAAAGTAGAAATACAAAAGTCATTTCAATCGGAATCGACTTATATTTGTCTGTTTCCGGATTTTACAAAGGTCCGACCCGAAATTTTAAAAGAAAAACCCATTACGACCGTTCACGACAAAACGAATTCAAAAGTTCTAATGGTCAATCACCCGAAATAGAATATCTGCAAGAATCGGAAATCGTTCCTTTGAGTTAGAAACTTACCTGAAAATTTCGATTTGTTTCACAGACGGGCGGGTAAACCGCGGATTATGAGATTCATATTATTCTTGATAATCTTTCAACCCACAAAGCGCAACGAGTAAAAGAACGGATGCTCGACACAAGAACTGATACTTCATTTCACGTCGACTTACGGCTCGTGGATCAATCAAGTCGATGTCTTTTTTCGATCATTTCCAGGCAGTGTATATGTAGAGGAGTATTTCATTCTGTTCGCGATTTTGTAACACAGATCAAAGCCTTTATTAAGAACTTGTCCCAAAACCTTGGAATCGTAAGAACTCCGACAAGAGTGCACGAACAATAAAATCTGTTCGAAAGCCCGTAAATTATCAAAGAGCCATGATCCGTGGGAACTCCTACGTTTTCGCTTTATTACGAGCTTTGGGTGCCGATTTCTTTTCTCAGGTTTTGGGACAAGTTCTAAATCATACACAAAACCGCGAAACCGTTCCGATGGACTTATTACAATCCGAACCATCGTTTTACACTATCAATTTTTCGCGAGGAGCACTAGTAAAGAGCAACCGGATCTATCATTCCCCGCGCCTCGATTTATCCAAGCGGAAAGAAATGTCGGACCGGAAAACTGATAATGTTCATCACTGCGGAAGTCAAGAATATGAGGTAAAAATGCTACTCGAAGCCTTTTCTCATTTTCTTTTAAAAGCATATTTAAAAAATAAATCAAATCCTGACTTTTAACAGAGCCCGTTACGATCTGAAAGTAAAAATACTCTCTTACTGATCCCTATAAAATAGAGTACCGTTAGTTTGAGCACAAACCCCACGCTTAGAGGCAGAATTTTAGACACTCTATTATGTAGAGATTGAATAGGAGAAGAGCAGATTTTGTCTTTGGCAGAAAAGACAGGAAGAAAGTAAGTTTCCTTCTAAAATACGATTTACAACCTAATTTAGGTTAAAAAACTGAAAGTTGTCACTTGAAACCAATTTCCGATTTGTTTAAAACGGCTCACCAAACGGATCGAAAAGAACTTTAAGGCCAAGCACATGCAAAAGAAAATTTTAGGAATATCCGCTTATTATCACGACAGTGCAGCGGCCTTGGTTGTAGACGGTCAAATTTTAGCCGCGGCACAAGAGGAAAGATTCACTCGAAAAAAACATGATTCTCGCTTTCCTGTACACGCAATCGAATACTGTCTGAAAGAAGCGGGCCTAACTTTTGCGGAACTGGACGACGTAGTATTCTACGACAAACCCCTCGTAAAATTCGAAAGGCTTTTAGAAACTTATCTAACGTTCGCTCCTAAAGGAATTTTTTCTTTTTTCGCCTCCATGCCGGTTTGGATCAAAGAAAAGCTGTTTTTAAAGTCCATCCTGAAAAAAGAATTCCAAACCCTTTCTGGAAAAGGCAAACCGATTCCCAGACTTTTGTTCACAGAACATCATCAGGCTCACGCAGCTTCCGCTTTCTTTGTCAGCCCTTTTGAAGAAGCCGCCGTACTCTGTATGGACGGAGTGGGAGAATGGGCGACTAGTAGTGTTTGGATCGGCAAAGGAAATCGACTCACACCGATTTGGGAAATCGACTTTCCTCATTCACTGGGGCTGTTGTATTCCGCGTTTACTTACTACACCGGTTTTAAAGTCAACTCGGGAGAATACAAAGTGATGGGTCTCGCTCCTTACGGAGAACCGAAATATGTAGATCTAATTTTAGATAATCTCTTGGATTTAAAAGAAGACGGCACGTTCCGATTGAATATGAAATATTTCAACTACGCCGCCGGCTTAACCATGACAAATTCGAAGTTCCATAAACTATTCGGAGGCCCTCCTAGAAAACCAGAAACCAAACTGGGGCAAAAAGAAATGGACCTTGCTCGTTCCATCCAAGATGTAACCGAGATCGTTATGAAGAAAATTGCGTCCACTGTGCGAAAAGAAACCGGACTGGAAAACCTCTGTATGGCCGGAGGAGTCGCGTTAAATTGTGTGGCAAATGGAAAAATCATAGAGGACAAAACGTTCCGGAATATATTTATACAACCCGCCGCAGGAGACGCGGGAGGCGCGTTAGGCGCCTCTTTATCTTGTTGGTATGAGTACTACGACCAAAAAAGAACCCCGGCAAAAGACCTGACCGCTTCGATCCAAGGGTCTTATTTGGGACCTTCTTACTCCGAAGAGGAAATCCTCTCGCATCTGCAATCCATGGGAGCTAAATACGAAAAACTAAGCCCTTCTTCTATGGACGAAAGACTGGCGTCCATTCTGGCGGAAGGGAACGTAGTCGGTTATTTTCAAGGTAGAATGGAATTCGGACCGAGAGCGCTCGGAGCCAGATCTATTATCGGAGATCCCAGAAATACTAAAATGCAATCAGTCATGAATTTGAAGATCAAGCATAGAGAATCTTTCCGACCTTTCGCTCCCGCAGTCATCTCTGAAAAAGTCTCCGAATTTTTTGAATTAGACACCCCTAGTCCCTACATGCTCATCGTCGCTCCAATTTCGGAAAAACACAGAATTCCAATGACTCAAGAACAGGAAAAATTGTTCGGAATCGATAAACTGAATGTTCCCAGATCCGCTTTGCCCGCAATCACTCACGTGGATTATTCCGCTAGAATACAAACCGTACACAAAGAGACGAATCCTAAATTTTACAATTTGCTCGAAGCTTTCGAAAAAAAAACTGGCTGTCCGGTATTGGTCAATACTTCTTTCAATGTCCGAGGAGAACCGATTGTTTGCACGCCCGAAGATGCGTATCGATGTTTCATGAGAACAGAAATGGACTATCTAGTACTGGAAAATATTTTATTGAATAAAAAAGATCAAAAACGATGGGAAAAAGACGAATCCTGGAAAGAAGAATTTGAGTTAGACTAATGGCACACGAAAGAAAAGAAACAACAATTCAAGAACTGCGGAGTTTTGGACTAATCGTGGGAGGAGTCTTTTTATCAATTTTCGGCTTGCTCGTACCGTTCTGGAAAAACGGGAATTGGAATCCGTGGTTTTCTTTCCTAGGCCTCGCGCTAATTTTCGTTGCGATCGTATCCCCGAGCATATTAAAATATCCTTATAAAGGATGGATGTTTTTGGGAGGAGTTTTAGGAGCAATCAATACTAGAATACTCCTCTCCGTCATTTATTTCACCCTGTTCGCTCCATTTGGTCTTTTAAGGAGAGTTTTCAAAATAGACCCACTCTCTCTGCGCCTGGATGAAAAACTGGATACATATCGAAAGTCTTCCGACAAAAAAGACCCTTATCACATGGAAAAACCATTTTAAGAAAAAGAAATATACAATATGCTCGAACTAATCAAAGATTTATGGGACTTTTTAAAAATCAGAAAAAAATTTTGGCTCGCTCCAATCTTGGTCGTGTTACTACTCCTGGGAACTCTAATCGTGTTGACCCAGGGTTCCGCAGTTGCTCCGTTTATCTATACTCTTTTCTAATTTCTCGAAATAGATATTCCCCAACTACTCTATGTCCGTTCCGATTCCAGTGAGCGTCGTATGGAAAATACAGTCGTTCCGAATCGGAACTGGCAAGAGTCCGAACGAGATCGTAACAAACGAGTTCGTGAGTTCGGCAGAAATCATTTAACAACTTCCAATGTGGATTTCTTTCCAAAGCGAATTCCAATCCAAAAACTTTGAGATCTCCCGTAATTCCAGAAGCGGAGAAAAATTCCTTGGCGGGAACGTATAAAATTCTCAACTCTACTCCCTTATCTCTACAAAATCCATACAAACGTTCCAAAGATTCTCTTTGTCTTTTCAACAAAGAGACCCACCTTTCATTGTTTGGCTTGGAATAGAATTCGAACTGTCCTCCATACCGCGTTGAAATCTGATCACCTAAAGGTTTCAGTTTTCCATATTTGCCAATCGACTCTTCATGAGTCAAAACGCGAATCTTAGGTTCTTTACCTTCTCGATAGTATAAGATCGGATTTGGAACTTTTTGAATCGTAAAAATAATTCTTTTGATCAGTCGGTAGGTAGTCGTTTCTTTCACAAAATTGGAAATCGTTTCTCCAAAAATTTTCACGGAAAGAGAAGGTTTCGGAAAATACATTCCACTCGGATCGGATTTATCCATAAAAACTTCGAGCTTTTCATTGTCGTCCAGATCGTTATCAAAAATCTGAAGGATCAAAGTTTTGGGACGAAATCGTTCGTAATAAAACGGAAACTGCAAATAGTAAAAACTTGGAGAAGCTCCGTGAATTCCCAGATTACGGATTTGTTTGTCCTTTGGTAAAAAAGAATTCGCGACTTCGACATATACTTCCGAAGCTTCCACCCCCCAACCTTCTGTAAAGGAATCTCCAAAAACAACGATAGGGTAAGAATTTTCTTTTGAAACAGACTGTCTAAAACCGTCGGCATTCGTCTTAACAGAAACTGAATATTCTTCCGAAAGAATCCGTCCGGTTCGATCCGGATAAAAACGGA
Protein-coding regions in this window:
- a CDS encoding acyltransferase family protein → MSLKPILSKTRKRLFYLDNLRSFALLIGLVFHVAIVYAAEIKYPLQNEQKSEFFDVFGEWVHVFRMPLFFFLSGYFTEAIFRAKTLKEFLRMRIFRIFIPTVVGILLFAPMQSYISLLQTGEKISYFDFYFRIFLNGRIRPSHLWFLYFLILFTILHLFTRKITLLLTAFLKKEPDQQGFAQEWKTITVFTFISFVGTCMINFYFMKDESWFAIEPVNFIYNYTFFFCGSLLISNEILLLEPRSNRFWIWAPLAFLTFWGFYEISRIDPFWSYFGYTGDWRRILHILSKCAAGWLMIRLLIGLFQKFFDFKNNGTEYMRTASLPIYLVHHPVSLLTGYFVVHTSLGLAEKFLLHLLLVFGITFAIYHFLIRPFYWVNLILGNQTYTKKNL
- a CDS encoding YncE family protein — translated: MNSNSEKKLFEPNKILLIPILLFLICCKSGNSPLISFPSNQEKSETTTVKFNVHPYKGTVIQSEEKTIPFRVIETDKNIALVEMEVPIYKNGIELKFSSPGFQSSFFHVKNANELNDKLIALDKEGITHHFIARFKTGIQPKSVRFIDNTRLAIPLLEDEGMDVLDIKTGETVRLSPPEKYKKKLGFVETIAIPKHNELWVSQMQANAVHVFDLKTLVYKTSIDLTGKWSKILLYDPIRDLVYCSNWISEDISVIDRKTKVEIRKTDKIGLPRGLLLSKDGKELYIAQFSASNQESGGGRLGIYSMEKEKLIDTIGPPGNKRHIVSGNTENKIYVSDMCCSKIEVYDLKERKVQKTIPVFDKPNTIALSPDGKYLYVSCRGPNNPTEGYLKKGLVLGRVYVIDTTTDTVKEFWEAGNQPTGLDISPDNRYLVISDFLDHQIRVYRRDGF
- a CDS encoding carbamoyltransferase, which encodes MQKKILGISAYYHDSAAALVVDGQILAAAQEERFTRKKHDSRFPVHAIEYCLKEAGLTFAELDDVVFYDKPLVKFERLLETYLTFAPKGIFSFFASMPVWIKEKLFLKSILKKEFQTLSGKGKPIPRLLFTEHHQAHAASAFFVSPFEEAAVLCMDGVGEWATSSVWIGKGNRLTPIWEIDFPHSLGLLYSAFTYYTGFKVNSGEYKVMGLAPYGEPKYVDLILDNLLDLKEDGTFRLNMKYFNYAAGLTMTNSKFHKLFGGPPRKPETKLGQKEMDLARSIQDVTEIVMKKIASTVRKETGLENLCMAGGVALNCVANGKIIEDKTFRNIFIQPAAGDAGGALGASLSCWYEYYDQKRTPAKDLTASIQGSYLGPSYSEEEILSHLQSMGAKYEKLSPSSMDERLASILAEGNVVGYFQGRMEFGPRALGARSIIGDPRNTKMQSVMNLKIKHRESFRPFAPAVISEKVSEFFELDTPSPYMLIVAPISEKHRIPMTQEQEKLFGIDKLNVPRSALPAITHVDYSARIQTVHKETNPKFYNLLEAFEKKTGCPVLVNTSFNVRGEPIVCTPEDAYRCFMRTEMDYLVLENILLNKKDQKRWEKDESWKEEFELD
- a CDS encoding SxtJ family membrane protein translates to MAHERKETTIQELRSFGLIVGGVFLSIFGLLVPFWKNGNWNPWFSFLGLALIFVAIVSPSILKYPYKGWMFLGGVLGAINTRILLSVIYFTLFAPFGLLRRVFKIDPLSLRLDEKLDTYRKSSDKKDPYHMEKPF
- a CDS encoding DUF5989 family protein; amino-acid sequence: MLELIKDLWDFLKIRKKFWLAPILVVLLLLGTLIVLTQGSAVAPFIYTLF
- a CDS encoding SGNH/GDSL hydrolase family protein, with protein sequence MRFWKKVLGYFLFLTFSFLILEIVLSIFDPEQVMVKSFDRQVLFRFYPDRTGRILSEEYSVSVKTNADGFRQSVSKENSYPIVVFGDSFTEGWGVEASEVYVEVANSFLPKDKQIRNLGIHGASPSFYYLQFPFYYERFRPKTLILQIFDNDLDDNEKLEVFMDKSDPSGMYFPKPSLSVKIFGETISNFVKETTTYRLIKRIIFTIQKVPNPILYYREGKEPKIRVLTHEESIGKYGKLKPLGDQISTRYGGQFEFYSKPNNERWVSLLKRQRESLERLYGFCRDKGVELRILYVPAKEFFSASGITGDLKVFGLEFALERNPHWKLLNDFCRTHELVCYDLVRTLASSDSERLYFPYDAHWNRNGHRVVGEYLFREIRKEYR